The Brachyspira aalborgi genome has a segment encoding these proteins:
- a CDS encoding class I SAM-dependent methyltransferase has translation MNDKTINNIVWWIPIRKLRDKVRYDLLKLVEERKYMPPKLKYLLNEIIIDGENIETDEENRKLIKDILINSENENNSILHNYFINNNSNAIHKGFSYFDLYERYFSRFKGRDINLLEIGVQNGGSTKMWEYYFKKINPNFKINIFGLDIDNRVKSLGIENENIKLFVGSQSDRDFLRKLKSEIPKIDILIDDGGHRMEEQIITFEEMYSHIKDDGIYWCEDCGTSYWKGHYGGGYKNPNSYIEYMKNLIDSINAYNATEKDNLRVSNFTNTAYGIYFHENVVVVEKKLRNPYYVNIAIGSSIGKHIIY, from the coding sequence ATGAATGACAAAACTATAAACAATATTGTATGGTGGATACCTATTAGGAAATTAAGAGATAAAGTCAGATACGATTTATTAAAACTTGTAGAAGAAAGAAAATATATGCCCCCGAAATTGAAATATCTATTAAACGAAATAATCATAGATGGCGAAAATATTGAAACCGATGAAGAAAATAGAAAATTAATAAAAGATATATTAATAAATTCGGAAAATGAAAATAATAGTATTCTTCATAACTATTTTATTAACAATAATTCAAACGCAATACATAAAGGCTTTTCGTATTTCGATTTGTATGAAAGATATTTTTCAAGATTTAAAGGCAGGGATATTAATTTATTAGAAATAGGAGTTCAGAATGGAGGTTCTACTAAAATGTGGGAGTATTATTTTAAAAAAATAAATCCCAATTTTAAAATAAACATATTTGGATTAGATATTGACAATAGAGTTAAATCACTTGGTATTGAAAACGAAAATATAAAATTATTTGTAGGCTCTCAATCCGATAGAGATTTTTTAAGGAAATTAAAATCCGAAATACCAAAAATAGACATATTGATTGATGATGGCGGGCATCGTATGGAAGAACAAATTATAACTTTTGAAGAAATGTATTCCCATATAAAAGACGATGGAATTTATTGGTGTGAAGATTGTGGAACATCTTATTGGAAAGGACATTATGGTGGCGGTTATAAAAATCCAAATTCTTATATAGAATATATGAAAAATTTAATAGACTCTATAAATGCATACAATGCTACTGAAAAAGATAATTTAAGAGTTTCAAATTTTACGAATACTGCATACGGAATATATTTCCATGAAAATGTCGTGGTTGTAGAGAAAAAATTAAGAAATCCTTATTATGTCAATATTGCAATAGGTTCAAGTATCGGAAAACATATTATTTATTAA
- the mscL gene encoding large conductance mechanosensitive channel protein MscL → MLQEFKKFIMRGNILDMSVGIIIGAAFSKIADSLVNDILMPPIGLLLKGIDFSNIFLVIKKGVENEGPYHSLEAAKSAGAVVISYGVFINTLITFFITALAIFLVIKAFNKMENSFVKKEKEQKEITEKACPYCFSNINIKAVKCPNCTSSLDK, encoded by the coding sequence ATGCTACAAGAGTTTAAAAAGTTTATTATGAGAGGAAATATACTCGATATGTCTGTCGGTATTATTATAGGAGCGGCGTTTAGCAAAATAGCAGATTCGTTGGTTAATGATATTTTAATGCCTCCAATAGGTTTGCTTTTAAAAGGAATAGATTTTTCTAATATATTTTTAGTTATAAAAAAAGGCGTTGAAAACGAAGGACCTTATCATTCTTTGGAAGCCGCTAAATCCGCAGGAGCTGTCGTTATAAGCTACGGCGTTTTTATCAATACTCTTATAACTTTTTTTATAACGGCTTTGGCAATATTTTTAGTTATAAAAGCTTTTAATAAAATGGAAAATTCTTTTGTAAAAAAAGAAAAAGAGCAAAAAGAAATTACGGAAAAAGCCTGCCCTTATTGTTTTTCTAATATAAACATAAAAGCGGTTAAATGTCCTAATTGCACTTCAAGTTTGGATAAATAA
- a CDS encoding formate--tetrahydrofolate ligase, giving the protein MKTDIQIAQECKLKRIEEIAKKLNLKDGDYEVYGKYKAKIELSLLDKLKNKKDGKLILVTAITPTPAGEGKSTVTIGLTQGLNKIGKRTIAALREPSLGPVFGIKGGACGGGYSQIIPMEDINLHFNGDFHAIGSAHNLIAACIDNHIKQGNKLNIDINKIVFKRAVDMNDRALRNIIIGLGGSQNGIPRESSFQITVSSEIMAILCLSTSLMDLKKRIGNIIFAYDKNDNPLKVKDLKIEGSAAVLLKDAIKPNLVQTLENTPAIVHGGPFANIAHGCNSILATKMALKLADYTITEAGFAADLGAEKFLDIKCRLAKLNPNCIVLVATIRALKHHGEAKELSKEDLKALSKGFDNLDKHIENMQKYNIPIIVAINKFSSDTEKEINLIKEHCKSLNIKIALCEAWEHGGNGAKELAKKVVKIIETKKSNYKPLYKLNLPVKEKIEIICKEIYGAEKIEFSNKALKMIKKAESLGFGNFPICISKTQKSISDNPSLLGAPKNYTLNIDEIKLASGAGFIIAMAGGIIDMPGLPKIPAACNIDIDKKGNIKGLF; this is encoded by the coding sequence ATGAAAACCGATATACAAATAGCTCAAGAATGCAAATTAAAAAGAATCGAAGAGATAGCGAAAAAATTAAACTTAAAAGACGGAGATTATGAAGTCTACGGAAAATATAAAGCTAAAATTGAATTGTCGCTTTTAGACAAATTAAAAAATAAAAAAGACGGAAAACTTATTTTAGTGACGGCGATAACTCCGACTCCAGCGGGAGAAGGAAAATCAACCGTTACAATCGGATTAACTCAAGGCTTAAATAAAATCGGAAAAAGGACAATCGCCGCTTTAAGAGAGCCTTCGCTAGGTCCAGTATTTGGAATTAAAGGAGGAGCTTGCGGAGGCGGATATTCTCAAATAATTCCTATGGAAGATATTAATTTGCATTTCAATGGAGATTTTCATGCAATCGGGAGCGCTCATAATCTTATAGCCGCATGCATAGACAATCATATAAAACAAGGAAATAAATTAAATATCGATATTAATAAAATTGTTTTCAAAAGAGCGGTTGACATGAACGACAGAGCTTTAAGAAATATAATAATCGGACTTGGCGGAAGTCAAAATGGAATTCCGAGAGAATCTTCTTTTCAAATTACGGTTTCATCCGAAATAATGGCTATATTATGTTTGTCGACTTCGTTAATGGATTTGAAAAAAAGAATTGGAAATATAATTTTTGCTTACGATAAAAACGACAATCCATTAAAAGTAAAAGATTTAAAAATTGAAGGTTCGGCTGCAGTTTTGCTTAAAGATGCTATAAAACCTAATTTAGTTCAAACTCTTGAAAATACTCCCGCTATAGTTCATGGCGGTCCTTTTGCAAATATAGCGCATGGATGCAATTCAATCTTGGCTACAAAAATGGCTTTGAAACTTGCAGACTATACGATAACCGAAGCGGGATTTGCTGCAGATTTGGGAGCTGAAAAATTTTTGGATATAAAATGCAGATTAGCAAAATTAAATCCTAATTGTATAGTTTTAGTGGCGACAATAAGAGCCTTAAAACATCATGGCGAAGCAAAAGAACTTTCAAAAGAAGATTTAAAAGCTTTAAGCAAAGGTTTTGACAATTTAGATAAACATATAGAAAATATGCAAAAATATAATATTCCGATTATTGTCGCTATAAATAAATTTTCTTCCGATACAGAAAAAGAAATAAATCTTATAAAAGAACATTGCAAATCTTTGAATATCAAAATAGCTTTATGCGAGGCTTGGGAGCATGGAGGAAACGGCGCTAAAGAATTGGCTAAAAAAGTCGTAAAAATTATAGAAACAAAAAAATCAAATTACAAACCTTTATATAAATTAAATTTGCCCGTAAAAGAAAAAATTGAAATTATATGCAAAGAAATATACGGAGCTGAAAAAATAGAATTTTCAAATAAAGCGCTTAAAATGATAAAAAAAGCCGAAAGTTTAGGATTTGGGAATTTTCCGATTTGCATCTCAAAAACGCAAAAGTCAATATCCGATAATCCTTCATTACTCGGAGCGCCTAAAAATTATACTTTAAATATTGACGAAATAAAACTCGCTTCTGGCGCGGGCTTTATAATCGCTATGGCTGGCGGAATAATTGATATGCCTGGTCTTCCTAAAATTCCCGCAGCTTGCAATATTGACATAGACAAAAAAGGAAATATAAAAGGATTATTTTAA